The Cryptomeria japonica chromosome 6, Sugi_1.0, whole genome shotgun sequence genomic interval TGGATAGTTAGTTTTGGAGAGTTCATTTGAGGAATGTTTGGCATGATTACCTCCTTGTGCATATGAGTTGTTTTATGTCATTTATGAAGATCATAGGAGATGTTTAATTCAAGTGGTTTTTTAGCTTTCAGAATGgatattttgaatttggtcttccTTAGTTAAGAAAAGCTTGCATCCATGTTGGTATTACACAATACATGTTTGATTTGATCTATGAGATAGATTAGTTTGATGTTGTTGAGGCTTTTCGTTCGAGGTTACAAGGATATCATACTTTACATAGCATAACACTTTGAGGTGGTTCTatgacatgttttgatttatgggTTTTCTCTTAACTTTTTGTGGTTACTTCTTGAAGGTTTGTTTTCATATGATTTGGAAGATTTATGGTGACATATTGTGAGAGAATATGCAACTATATGTGTTGCATGTGTTGATCAAATGTTGTGATTGTCACTAGTACTACATGGTTTTGACCATCAACCACACCTTGGTATGAGTTTTGATTGGTAGACTTGACATGCCTTAatgtattttcagatttgaaatTACTCATGCAATGAGATTTCCTGAGTATGTACTTCATTGACAAGTTTAATGTATAATGAGCTTGTGATTGTGGCTTCTGGGATGCATAGATTATTGGCATGAGATTATTAATGTTGTTGATACTTCAGAGGTACGAATGGTTGGATATATTATCATATCTTATGAGTGTTATTTCCAAACATGTGGGCTTTTACCTTAAATGGTAGCTTGGAGCCTTTGTCATCACTTGGATTTTACACTTGTATTCTTTGGATTAGTGCCTCTTCACCTTGgattgttccttttcttccataggtggcatgttggacAATCAAAGCTTGAGATGGTCGTCACCTTGGTTTTATTGCAAGTATCTTGATGGAACTCGAAAGAATGTTGGAGATTTGTTTGATTTAAtgtatgaatatgataatgtatttCATTCGTTGACCCTTATACAAAATAtaaaagtgggagaatgttaaaATAAGTTTTGTATATCTTGCGTAACATGGAGTAATTTAAttatgtaaactaaagaaatatTTAGTTGTGGTGCATCTAAAAGATGTGTTTATTtagccacattaaatatttatttgggcTCACCCATAAATTTGTAACATTGGGTTCGTCATTTTATGTGTAGAAGAGAAGATAATTAATTAttgcttcaaaaaatatatttaataatgtaaATCAAGAAGTAATTGAGAGGTTAATGCTTTTTGTACTCCTAGTTTTGCATACACCTTGCATAATGTGGAATAATTTATTTATGTAAATTAAATAAAGAtaagtgttgtacaccttgcataacatGGAGTAATTTAATTATGCAAACTCAATAAACATCTAGTTTGTATACACCTTGCATAATGTGGAATAATTTATTTATGTAAATTAAATAAAGAtaagtgttgtacaccttgcataacatGGAGTAATTTAATTATGCAaactaaattattaaatatttatttgggcTCACTTGTAAATTTGTAACATTAGGTTAGTCATTTTATGTGTAGAAGACAAGATAATTAAGTATTACTcgagaaaatatatttaataatgtaaATCAAAAAGTAATTGAGAGGTTAATGCCTTTTGCACTTCTAGTTTTGTAAACACCTTGCACAATGTGGAATAATTTATttatgtaaattaaataaatagttagcTATGGCATATCTTCAAGACGTGTTTAGCCATATTAGATATTTATTTGGATCCACTTGTAAAATTGTATGTAACATTGAGTTGGTTATTTTatgtgagaaaaaaaaaattatttaaaaaaatgtatttaataATATAAATCAAAAAGTAAATGAAGGGTCAATGGTTATAGCTTTGTATGATTTGAAGGCACGTGGTTTCATCTTaccacttggttgtatttgtgtgaCCTGAATCTATAAAAACAAATGTATATTTAGTGGCCAAAATTGACAAGGTTGTCAATGTATTGAGTCTTCTAAGAAGTGCATATGTAAAATATGATGTGAGATATATGGATTAATGCTTAAACACATGGAGGATGCATAGAAAAGGCTTAATTTGAAAAGTTTCATGGAACTTTATAGATGCATTTAATGCATGGAACGAATgattttttaaattagatttttccCTCTtattgtgttatcttgtggcttgtgTATTTGATCTTTGCATTACGATGATTCTATATACTTATATACATGCTTTTCGCTCATGGATTTATGCAAATAATGCATTTAGCATTTTAAATATTATGCATTATTTTCTTATCGTTTATGGGATACGACTTCCTCAAACCAATCCATCgattaaaaataaagaaagaaagaaattaatattttaatacccAATGATATGTCGATCTACAATATTTAACTCCATATCCGAGTCGAACAGCAATTCTTCATGACATATAGATCCATATTGTACACTCTAAGTGAGAGGAGCTATACTACTCTCTTCTATAAATATTTCTCCTAACATCAAATGAAGGCAAACCTTTTAATTCTTATGTTAGAAGCCATCATGCATAAcataaaattattataaaattgaCTTCAAATAtattcaggttaaaatcattaggATGCCACAGAAAAGTAAGCATCGTGCATTTAACTAATATGTTAATATTTGTCTCCCATTGCAAGATATATCGTAGGTAGCCAAACGAGCATACCATTCAAGTATCTACAGAATTTTTTCTGTGAAATCTCGCATTAAAGTTCATTTTGGCATCCCGCAGGCACTTGGTCTATGGGAAACAAAACGAAAAATTATTTCTGATTGCAATAAATATATCATATTGTGCTCTAAGATAAGTATTATataaatcacaaaaaaatgaattaataaTAATGACTGAATGATATGCAATAGAAACCCTGCAAATGAAAATAAAGTCATTCTTGTTACAAATCACATGAGCTTCTTGTTAcaaatgttgtatgttgtgttggtagGAAACCATGTGTTAGATAAGGTCCCCTCAATAATATGAAAGTAACAAATTTCTTTACATTTGCCTAAAAGAACAGGGAAATAATTATACCGCAAAGTTATTTCAAGTTGACCCGATATATCGTTGCATCACCTTGTTGTTCAATAGTCAAACAGTTCATGCGGACAAGCAGAAGCAAAAAAGGTTTTGCCTTTGGACCTGCAAGATGAAAAACTTTGAACTAATATCGATGCACCAAAAGAAAAAGTGTCTTCCAAAATCTATATACAATCAATGAGAGCATATCTTCAACAGTTAAATTCATAGATACAATACCAAAGCCAAGAGGTTCCAAATCATCTTGGTCAAGCCACTCTGCACCATACTGATCGCCTCGCTTGGCTCTACCAGACAACAAATTATTTATTTTACGAATTGCATCATCCAATTCCTGAAAGTAAGTATCGCAATGttgtaaggaaaaagaaaaattcaggaCAGCCAAAGGCTTTTCACAGATAACCTCTGGATTTTGGTGTAATAGGTTACAATTTTATGATTAACGATCCTCTAGATATATTTATGTTCCTAATATAAACCTACAATTACACACAATTAAAAGGAACAATGGACTTGTATGAATCTTAGAGACTAAATTTAACATGTGATTATTGAATAATTTAGCCTGATAAATTATTGCAAAACGCAATTGAATATTATAGGATTTTCCCTTAAATTCACTATTTCAAATATAGGAAGAagcttaaaaaaatataaaaatttgcaTCTTGTTAGTAGAATTGCAGTAATTGTGGAACAAAAATAATTCCTCTAGAAAGGTGTAAGAAAGTATATATTAAATGTAAAGGGCAAGTAAGAAAAAACAAATCTCAATAGGAAGCATGTAACATTAAAAAACAAAAGTATTCCTCTAGaaagttgaaagagaaaataaattaaatgtcAAAAGAGCACGTGAGAACTGTAGAAAAATCTCAAAATTAAATCATAGAATAGAACAAGTCATACACAAAATTACCTCCCATGAAGCCAAACCTCTTAACCATGAGGGTGTTTTGTCATACTCTTCTTTGCTGACCTCTAATAAACGATCAGCAACAAATTCCTCTTTAAAGATCTCAGGGTTTCCAATATTTTCTGCTACCAAAAGCCATATCACAGTATAAGCTAATTGTCATATCGGATAATGCCTCACAACCTACCCCTCAATAGTTCAAGAAAagctaaatattaaattaaaagcTAGCCTCTGTAAAAAGAGCTATCAAAAGTAGACAAAACTATAATAACCTGTAGTGCTCTGATAGCTCTCAGTTCGATGATGTGCATTCGACAAGACATCTTGATCATTCCAGTGATATGTGCTCTGATAGCTATCAATTGGATGATGTGTATTCGACAAGACATCTTGATCATAGCAGTGATATGTAGGTGTTTCCTTGTCTTGATGTTTGATCTCTTGACTATATGCATAAAAAAGGATAATCAATACTCTATAGCattcattttttaatttcaaaaaataaaaaataaagaaaagaagaaCATTTTATagcatttcatttttttaatttcaaaaaaaataaaaagtaaagtGTCTGCACAACCTTCCCAGAATTTGGACTTGAGCATCATATTCAAGGTATACCTTGCACCTACCCTTGTTGTATTGGGAGATCACACACTGGACTACAATTTCCTGTATTGGCTGAGGAATGCATATCAACAAATAAGGTTAGCACTCGAGCATTTAATAAGTCAGAAGCTGAACAGTAAACAAAAAGGTGGGGATAGCAAAACCAGTCACAAACCTTCACGTGCTAAAGTAGCAAGGCATGCATCTGAAAGACCAAGGTCCTGCAAACTTATGGAATCCTCAAACCTTGGTTTGTCAAGAAAAACATGGATGTCTAGCATTGTTAAAGAAAATTTTACACCCTATTGTCACATACTGTGCTATAAATTAATTTTTAGAATCTTCAACTGACAAAATCATTCATCTGTCTATAtgctgcttctggatttgattgtgtaaacAAATCCAGAAGCAGCATATAGACAgtcaaatggattgtggaaatctactgacaaaaatcattctttttaaaAAACACATTGTTTTAGATCTTAAATGAGTAGAGGAAAACAGAACCCATTCATAGTTTACTAAAACTTGCAAAACAATTTAGTGCTCCACTAACA includes:
- the LOC131062952 gene encoding uncharacterized protein LOC131062952 isoform X1 — its product is MQDPSFVFCNQLRSFCEHLQKMCSNLKSSMNQRPIPIDSSLNPFVEGLSRRATSTVKEVEALESMTIDTISFRELLGYCNELYKQNENAVNVIEDRLKEYGYEPAHIDKSEERFPFEVSSPREDKVAELEIPSNHILASQTLTQTTDYKTSMSAASYLSFTAASARGCSNNVLEDDPLFEDSISLQDLGLSDACLATLAREANTGNCSPVCDLPIQQGQEIKHQDKETPTYHCYDQDVLSNTHHPIDSYQSTYHWNDQDVLSNAHHRTESYQSTTENIGNPEIFKEEFVADRLLEVSKEEYDKTPSWLRGLASWEELDDAIRKINNLLSGRAKRGDQYGAEWLDQDDLEPLGFGPKAKPFLLLLVRMNCLTIEQQGDATIYRVNLK